The following coding sequences lie in one Arachis ipaensis cultivar K30076 chromosome B03, Araip1.1, whole genome shotgun sequence genomic window:
- the LOC107632146 gene encoding uncharacterized protein LOC107632146 isoform X1 — translation MGSQTAKIYRDLVRAVKKHIVNGNANGKEHTKPHFLDFVSSEFHKNPNLLDTAALEQKLKLARDYTLMLNSVHHHKELLFSYNIAVDRSDEVRRTLGKSAASVGLRLPERIQVKRAIGIWDRCTVNEKSLLVETNISFPSQQTST, via the exons ATGGGATCCCAAACGGCTAAGATCTATCGCGATCTTGTGAGAGCTGTGAAGAAACATATTGTGAATGGGAATGCCAATGGGAAGGAACACACCAAGCCCCACTTTCTAGATTTCGTATCGTCTGAGTTCCATAAGAACCCTAATCTGCTTGATACTGCAGCTCTTGAGCAGAAATTAAAGCTTGCGCGCGATTACACTCTCATGCTTAACAGTGTCCACCATCACAAG gaATTGTTGTTCTCGTACAATATAGCGGTGGATAGGTCAGATGAAGTGAGAAGAACTCTTGGAAAATCTGCTGCCAGCGTCGGTCTTCGCCTCCCTGAG AGAATTCAAGTGAAAAGAGCTATTGGGATTTGGGACCGTTGTACTGTGAATGAGAAGAGTCTACTAGTGGAAACGAATATCTCTTTCCCCAGCCAACAAACAAGCACTTAG
- the LOC107632146 gene encoding uncharacterized protein LOC107632146 isoform X2, whose product MGSQTAKIYRDLVRAVKKHIVNGNANGKEHTKPHFLDFVSSEFHKNPNLLDTAALEQKLKLARDYTLMLNSVHHHKELLFSYNIAVDRSDEVRRTLGKSAASVGLRLPEVYQS is encoded by the exons ATGGGATCCCAAACGGCTAAGATCTATCGCGATCTTGTGAGAGCTGTGAAGAAACATATTGTGAATGGGAATGCCAATGGGAAGGAACACACCAAGCCCCACTTTCTAGATTTCGTATCGTCTGAGTTCCATAAGAACCCTAATCTGCTTGATACTGCAGCTCTTGAGCAGAAATTAAAGCTTGCGCGCGATTACACTCTCATGCTTAACAGTGTCCACCATCACAAG gaATTGTTGTTCTCGTACAATATAGCGGTGGATAGGTCAGATGAAGTGAGAAGAACTCTTGGAAAATCTGCTGCCAGCGTCGGTCTTCGCCTCCCTGAGGTTTATCAGTCTTGA
- the LOC107632144 gene encoding uncharacterized protein LOC107632144 isoform X2, whose protein sequence is MQVVPLPLPTATLRTSQRPSGAIHLPFYPSSLPTNTTRLLLPPLHSATATPTPTQEPLLDTPTNESTFIDIGYISSVHGLHGELRVKPTTDFPQLRFSTPGRRWLRQKVLNAETLREVELEEGREHPALKSWILKFKGIDSVDQAKMLIGATLLVTKEDRPDLEEGEFYTHDLVGMRVFLKESGELVGTVINVFNSGANDLLQVSLDSSFDILDKSGKPRSAETEASDQLVLVPFVEAIVPDVDMERREMHITPPKGLLELNLRYDERSKKERRQLEWKERKKFSKQLIAVKKKLVEMEQQHVFHGLRYGEKEQRRLLSEQIVDVNSKLLQEALQSLEQPIKRWNMAELVRSLEAKLISSLEISAESFVDRSKKLVGDMRMQEKGLKLMSKGKMAIVLLLSEENQDCIRNPGNVETEATESSPLTLLQKLLCNHETFVEDRVSVPLILVSSAEQIQPLTTLFTNNNHFGFDSEKVWFLEEEKLPVISSLPEGENKYKILMKSPWEILQAPAGSGGFISLFSKHNIMDNLINMGVEYIEVCCPSGRIAGGNSLLLGLVRSRGANIGIQIPHANAIADSDKNVDMIFSMDFVSKLLKESNILQFDAIEKANSYVEKVDKEWVTVTSSIPNSFELSCNIYSSLNACPLDKLCVLQVRE, encoded by the exons ATGCAGGTTGTGCCATTGCCACTGCCGACTGCCACTCTCAGAACCTCTCAGCGACCATCCGGTGCTATTCATTTACCTTTCTACCCTTCTTCTCTCCCTACCAACACCACGCGCCTTCTCCTCCCTCCTCTCCATTCCGCCACTGCTACACCTACACCTACCCAAGAGCCTCTTCTTGACACCCCCACCAATGAATCCACCTTCATCGATATTGGATACATTTCAAGTGTTCATGGTCTTCATGGCGAGCTTCGTGTCAAACCCACCACCGATTTCCCTCAACTCCGCTTCTCCACT CCCGGGAGAAGATGGTTGAGGCAGAAGGTTTTGAATGCCGAAACCCTTCGAGAGGTCGAGCTTGAGGAAGGTAGAGAGCACCCTGCACTCAAGAGTTGGATACTTAAATTCAAAGGGATTGACTCTGTCGACCAG GCTAAGATGCTTATTGGTGCTACGTTGCTTGTCACGAAAGAAGACAGGCCAGACTTAGAGGAGGGTGAATTTTACACTCATGATCTTGTTGGGATGAGAGTTTTTTTGAAG GAAAGTGGAGAACTTGTGGGAACTGTTATTAATGTTTTCAATAGTGGAGCCAATGACCTACTACAAGTGTCACTTGATTCGTCTTTTGACATACTTGATAAAAGTGGCAAGCCAAGGTCAGCGGAAACGGAAGCATCTGATCAGCTTGTTTTGGTGCCTTTTGTCGAAGCAATTGTTCCAGATGTTGATATGGAAAGAAGAGAAATGCATATTACGCCCCCCAAAGGACTCCTTGAATTAAACCTACGATATGAtgaaaggtccaaaaaagaaagGCGCCAACTT GAATGGAAGGAGAGGAAAAAGTTTTCAAAGCAGCTCATAGCAGTGAAAAAGAAACTTGTTGAAATGGAGCAACAGCATGTATTTCATGGACTTCGATATGGAGAGAAAGAACAGAGGAGATTGCTTAGTGAGCAGATTGTGGATGTCAACTCCAAATTGTTACAGGAGGCTTTACAAAGTCTTGAACAACCAATCAAGAG ATGGAACATGGCTGAGTTGGTCCGCTCCCTAGAAGCAAAGCTTATAAGTTCTCTGGAAATATCGGCAGAATCTTTCGTAGATAGAAGTAAGAAGTTGGTTGGAGATATGAGGATGCAGGAAAAGGGACTTAAGCTCATGAGCAAAGGCAAAATGGCTATTGTCCTGCTTTTGAGTGAAGAGAATCAGGATTGCATTAGGAACCCTGGCAATGTTGAAACTGAAGCAACTGAAAGTTCACCACTTACCTTGCTCCAAAAGTTACTCTGCAATCATGAAACTTTT GTCGAAGATCGTGTATCTGTGCCTTTAATTTTGGTCTCTTCAGCAGAACAAATCCAGCCTTTAACAACATTGTTTACAAACAATAATCATTTTGGATTTGACTCTGAAAAG GTATGGTTTTTGGAAGAAGAGAAGCTACCGGTTATTAGCAGTTTGCCGGAAGGAGAGAACAAGTATAAGATCTTGATGAAATCGCCTTGGGAAATACTCCAAGCTCCTGCTGGATCTGGAGGATTTATTAGCTTGTTTTCAAAGCATAACATCATGGATAATCTTATCAACATGGGTGTTGAGTACATTGAG GTATGCTGTCCAAGTGGAAGAATTGCTGGTGGCAACTCTCTACTACTTGGGTTGGTTAGATCAAGGGGAGCCAATATTGGGATACAAATTCCACATGCAAATGCAATAGCGGATTCGGATAAAAATGTTGACATGATATTCTCCATGGATTTTGTGAGTAAGTTATTGAAGGAGAGCAACATACTCCAGTTTGATGCAATAGAAAAGGCAAATTCCTATGTTGAGAAGGTTGACAAAGAGTGGGTTACTGTCACATCGTCCATTCCCAACTCATTTGAGCTATCGTGTAATATATATAGTTCCTTAAACGCGTGTCCTTTGGACAAGCTTTGTGTATTGCAGGTTAGAGAATAG
- the LOC107632144 gene encoding uncharacterized protein LOC107632144 isoform X1, producing MQVVPLPLPTATLRTSQRPSGAIHLPFYPSSLPTNTTRLLLPPLHSATATPTPTQEPLLDTPTNESTFIDIGYISSVHGLHGELRVKPTTDFPQLRFSTPGRRWLRQKVLNAETLREVELEEGREHPALKSWILKFKGIDSVDQAKMLIGATLLVTKEDRPDLEEGEFYTHDLVGMRVFLKESGELVGTVINVFNSGANDLLQVSLDSSFDILDKSGKPRSAETEASDQLVLVPFVEAIVPDVDMERREMHITPPKGLLELNLRYDERSKKERRQLEWKERKKFSKQLIAVKKKLVEMEQQHVFHGLRYGEKEQRRLLSEQIVDVNSKLLQEALQSLEQPIKSRWNMAELVRSLEAKLISSLEISAESFVDRSKKLVGDMRMQEKGLKLMSKGKMAIVLLLSEENQDCIRNPGNVETEATESSPLTLLQKLLCNHETFVEDRVSVPLILVSSAEQIQPLTTLFTNNNHFGFDSEKVWFLEEEKLPVISSLPEGENKYKILMKSPWEILQAPAGSGGFISLFSKHNIMDNLINMGVEYIEVCCPSGRIAGGNSLLLGLVRSRGANIGIQIPHANAIADSDKNVDMIFSMDFVSKLLKESNILQFDAIEKANSYVEKVDKEWVTVTSSIPNSFELSCNIYSSLNACPLDKLCVLQVRE from the exons ATGCAGGTTGTGCCATTGCCACTGCCGACTGCCACTCTCAGAACCTCTCAGCGACCATCCGGTGCTATTCATTTACCTTTCTACCCTTCTTCTCTCCCTACCAACACCACGCGCCTTCTCCTCCCTCCTCTCCATTCCGCCACTGCTACACCTACACCTACCCAAGAGCCTCTTCTTGACACCCCCACCAATGAATCCACCTTCATCGATATTGGATACATTTCAAGTGTTCATGGTCTTCATGGCGAGCTTCGTGTCAAACCCACCACCGATTTCCCTCAACTCCGCTTCTCCACT CCCGGGAGAAGATGGTTGAGGCAGAAGGTTTTGAATGCCGAAACCCTTCGAGAGGTCGAGCTTGAGGAAGGTAGAGAGCACCCTGCACTCAAGAGTTGGATACTTAAATTCAAAGGGATTGACTCTGTCGACCAG GCTAAGATGCTTATTGGTGCTACGTTGCTTGTCACGAAAGAAGACAGGCCAGACTTAGAGGAGGGTGAATTTTACACTCATGATCTTGTTGGGATGAGAGTTTTTTTGAAG GAAAGTGGAGAACTTGTGGGAACTGTTATTAATGTTTTCAATAGTGGAGCCAATGACCTACTACAAGTGTCACTTGATTCGTCTTTTGACATACTTGATAAAAGTGGCAAGCCAAGGTCAGCGGAAACGGAAGCATCTGATCAGCTTGTTTTGGTGCCTTTTGTCGAAGCAATTGTTCCAGATGTTGATATGGAAAGAAGAGAAATGCATATTACGCCCCCCAAAGGACTCCTTGAATTAAACCTACGATATGAtgaaaggtccaaaaaagaaagGCGCCAACTT GAATGGAAGGAGAGGAAAAAGTTTTCAAAGCAGCTCATAGCAGTGAAAAAGAAACTTGTTGAAATGGAGCAACAGCATGTATTTCATGGACTTCGATATGGAGAGAAAGAACAGAGGAGATTGCTTAGTGAGCAGATTGTGGATGTCAACTCCAAATTGTTACAGGAGGCTTTACAAAGTCTTGAACAACCAATCAAGAG caGATGGAACATGGCTGAGTTGGTCCGCTCCCTAGAAGCAAAGCTTATAAGTTCTCTGGAAATATCGGCAGAATCTTTCGTAGATAGAAGTAAGAAGTTGGTTGGAGATATGAGGATGCAGGAAAAGGGACTTAAGCTCATGAGCAAAGGCAAAATGGCTATTGTCCTGCTTTTGAGTGAAGAGAATCAGGATTGCATTAGGAACCCTGGCAATGTTGAAACTGAAGCAACTGAAAGTTCACCACTTACCTTGCTCCAAAAGTTACTCTGCAATCATGAAACTTTT GTCGAAGATCGTGTATCTGTGCCTTTAATTTTGGTCTCTTCAGCAGAACAAATCCAGCCTTTAACAACATTGTTTACAAACAATAATCATTTTGGATTTGACTCTGAAAAG GTATGGTTTTTGGAAGAAGAGAAGCTACCGGTTATTAGCAGTTTGCCGGAAGGAGAGAACAAGTATAAGATCTTGATGAAATCGCCTTGGGAAATACTCCAAGCTCCTGCTGGATCTGGAGGATTTATTAGCTTGTTTTCAAAGCATAACATCATGGATAATCTTATCAACATGGGTGTTGAGTACATTGAG GTATGCTGTCCAAGTGGAAGAATTGCTGGTGGCAACTCTCTACTACTTGGGTTGGTTAGATCAAGGGGAGCCAATATTGGGATACAAATTCCACATGCAAATGCAATAGCGGATTCGGATAAAAATGTTGACATGATATTCTCCATGGATTTTGTGAGTAAGTTATTGAAGGAGAGCAACATACTCCAGTTTGATGCAATAGAAAAGGCAAATTCCTATGTTGAGAAGGTTGACAAAGAGTGGGTTACTGTCACATCGTCCATTCCCAACTCATTTGAGCTATCGTGTAATATATATAGTTCCTTAAACGCGTGTCCTTTGGACAAGCTTTGTGTATTGCAGGTTAGAGAATAG